A genomic region of uncultured Paludibaculum sp. contains the following coding sequences:
- a CDS encoding acetylxylan esterase yields the protein MAGNTRRSFLGGALGAPALLGQGKLSETKVHSGQQFPGVNYRQYARCLPDYLRGLASTARKTRETALSRLTTPAGIQQRQRWVRQTLMELIGSLPERTDLNTKTVGSLEREGYRVERLVYESQPNFHIPANLYIPTVGRPPFPAVLFQLGHSGNGKAYDSYQRACQGLVKLGFLVLAFDPMGQGERIYYPGIPGQHTRLEGGADGEHTVPGRQMLLTGTTSTQMQLWDAIRSLDYLASHPLADTTRIASTGQSGGATLTMLLCAVDDRLKTAAVFSGNTENVACRNFLPPGSTDDAEQDFVGSGPLGFDRWDLFYPFAPKPMLISVSDKDSFGTYSPNYVSDAWEEYRKLAAVYRTLGAAGALGWADTPLPHGLSYDSRLQMYNWMLRHLKGDAKAISEEPAVSPERDSTLWATKDASTVTTFGGATPFTLTKQRADTLVRSPKPASLEKLLRLERPVPSMPVSLRKVPSAGGVTIEALEIPSVANVVLPAWLFRPKQESAASPVLLLLHPGGRNRAWHEGELCHNLALGGVTVCAADVRGIGDMGPEFSAGAPGYTREHQSEENYAWGSLILGRPMLGQRATDILALVGALRAGPDNSGRRVVVAAYGAMTVPALCAASLDARIERLYLAGGLSSFRSIVETEEYQHSLADFVPGVLGQTDLPELVAGLAPRRVAVGGAMDAARHPHTMEAAKAIYAAALQRGHLELRVEPDWSLDALKAVCQ from the coding sequence ATGGCAGGCAATACGCGACGATCCTTTCTGGGGGGTGCCCTGGGCGCCCCCGCCCTTCTCGGACAGGGGAAACTGAGCGAGACGAAAGTCCACTCCGGACAGCAGTTCCCCGGCGTGAACTACCGTCAGTATGCGCGCTGCCTGCCGGACTATCTGCGTGGCCTGGCCTCTACCGCCAGGAAGACGCGCGAGACCGCGCTAAGCAGGCTGACAACGCCGGCCGGGATCCAGCAGCGGCAACGCTGGGTGCGGCAGACACTGATGGAACTAATCGGTTCGTTGCCCGAACGGACAGATCTGAACACGAAGACGGTGGGTTCGTTGGAACGCGAGGGCTACCGGGTGGAGAGGCTGGTCTACGAAAGCCAGCCGAATTTCCATATCCCGGCCAACCTCTACATCCCGACGGTGGGTAGACCACCGTTTCCGGCCGTGTTGTTTCAGCTTGGGCATTCCGGCAACGGCAAGGCCTACGACAGTTACCAACGGGCATGCCAGGGACTGGTGAAGCTGGGCTTTCTTGTATTGGCGTTCGATCCCATGGGGCAAGGTGAGCGGATCTACTATCCCGGCATCCCGGGCCAGCACACGCGGCTGGAGGGCGGCGCGGATGGCGAGCACACGGTGCCGGGCCGCCAGATGCTGTTGACGGGCACGACGTCGACGCAGATGCAGCTTTGGGACGCCATCCGCAGCCTGGACTACCTGGCGAGCCACCCGTTGGCGGACACCACGCGGATCGCTTCCACGGGGCAGTCCGGAGGGGCGACGCTGACGATGCTGCTGTGCGCGGTGGATGACCGGTTAAAGACCGCCGCTGTGTTCAGCGGCAACACCGAGAACGTGGCCTGCCGGAACTTCCTGCCCCCGGGATCCACCGACGATGCCGAACAGGATTTCGTGGGCTCCGGCCCGCTGGGCTTCGACCGCTGGGATCTGTTCTATCCATTCGCTCCGAAACCAATGCTGATCTCCGTCAGCGATAAGGATAGCTTCGGCACGTACTCACCGAATTATGTGAGCGACGCCTGGGAGGAGTATCGGAAGCTGGCGGCCGTGTACAGGACGCTGGGCGCGGCCGGCGCTCTCGGTTGGGCCGATACACCGCTGCCGCACGGACTCTCGTACGACAGCCGGTTGCAGATGTACAACTGGATGCTGCGGCACCTGAAGGGGGACGCGAAAGCAATCAGCGAAGAGCCGGCGGTCTCGCCCGAGCGAGACTCCACCCTATGGGCGACGAAGGATGCGAGCACGGTGACTACGTTCGGCGGAGCCACGCCGTTCACCCTGACCAAACAGAGGGCGGACACCCTCGTTCGCTCTCCGAAGCCGGCTTCCCTGGAAAAGCTTCTGCGGCTGGAGCGGCCCGTACCCTCCATGCCGGTATCGCTGCGAAAGGTGCCCTCCGCGGGTGGAGTCACCATCGAGGCTCTGGAAATCCCTTCCGTGGCGAATGTCGTACTGCCCGCATGGCTGTTTCGTCCGAAACAGGAGTCCGCGGCGAGCCCGGTCCTGCTGCTGCTCCACCCGGGCGGCCGGAATCGAGCGTGGCATGAAGGTGAGCTTTGCCACAACCTGGCGCTGGGCGGCGTGACGGTGTGCGCGGCGGATGTGCGCGGTATCGGCGACATGGGTCCGGAGTTCAGTGCGGGCGCGCCGGGGTATACGCGCGAGCACCAGTCGGAAGAGAACTACGCGTGGGGCTCGCTGATCCTCGGCCGGCCGATGCTGGGGCAGAGGGCCACCGATATTCTCGCCTTGGTGGGCGCGTTGCGCGCCGGCCCTGACAACTCCGGGCGACGGGTTGTTGTAGCCGCCTATGGTGCGATGACCGTGCCGGCGCTCTGTGCGGCGAGTCTGGATGCAAGAATCGAACGGCTCTACCTGGCGGGCGGTCTTTCGTCGTTCCGAAGCATTGTCGAGACCGAAGAGTACCAGCACTCTCTGGCGGATTTTGTGCCCGGCGTCCTCGGCCAGACGGACTTGCCGGAGCTTGTGGCCGGGCTGGCTCCGAGGCGGGTAGCGGTGGGCGGTGCGATGGACGCGGCGCGGCACCCGCACACCATGGAGGCCGCGAAAGCGATCTATGCGGCGGCGCTCCAGCGCGGGCACCTTGAGTTGCGCGTCGAGCCGGACTGGAGCCTGGACGCGCTGAAGGCGGTCTGCCAGTGA
- a CDS encoding LacI family DNA-binding transcriptional regulator → MKKRPSFQELAQKANVSTATVSRIARGQVNVDAAIKERVRLAAEELGIDLDQRRNEKSTIIAFILANRDILHNFQARILFGAENYCSAQSKELLFLTLRYSPTVPSRDLHLPRILNQRALVRAVILGGTNSPNMLEALKEREIPFSVLGNNVLGHWASSEFDAVYSDDTQGAFDLTGHLIAEGHRDIWFIGDNDLPWYARCAKGYRERMTQSGLAPRFSEIHSDDRQLGYLAMRSILSRREPITAVIAGSDQIARGVYEALQQAGLRIPADISVAGFNDSEAALMDPPLTSVREFPEELGKHLAEFVLRRVQEPERATQQLTIPTRVVVRASTRAIWSDKPVPENSGAGLISNV, encoded by the coding sequence GTGAAGAAGAGGCCGTCCTTCCAGGAGTTGGCGCAGAAAGCCAACGTCAGCACGGCGACAGTGTCGCGAATTGCCCGTGGGCAGGTCAACGTGGACGCAGCCATCAAAGAGCGGGTGCGGCTCGCGGCGGAAGAGCTCGGTATCGATCTCGATCAGAGGCGGAACGAGAAGTCCACCATCATCGCCTTCATCCTGGCGAACAGAGACATCCTCCACAACTTCCAGGCGCGGATTCTGTTTGGCGCCGAGAACTATTGCTCGGCACAGAGCAAGGAGTTGCTGTTCCTCACGTTGCGCTACTCGCCCACGGTTCCGTCTCGCGATCTCCACCTGCCGCGCATCCTGAACCAGCGGGCGCTGGTGCGCGCGGTGATCCTGGGCGGAACAAACTCACCCAACATGCTGGAAGCGCTGAAGGAGCGAGAGATCCCGTTTTCCGTGCTCGGCAACAATGTACTGGGGCACTGGGCGTCGAGTGAGTTTGACGCAGTGTACTCCGACGATACGCAGGGTGCGTTCGACCTGACGGGCCACCTGATCGCGGAGGGGCATCGGGACATCTGGTTCATCGGCGACAACGACCTGCCATGGTATGCGCGTTGCGCGAAGGGTTACCGCGAGCGCATGACACAGTCCGGGCTCGCGCCGCGATTCAGCGAGATCCACTCCGACGACCGGCAGCTGGGTTATCTCGCGATGAGGTCGATCTTATCTCGACGAGAGCCAATCACGGCCGTCATCGCCGGCTCGGATCAGATTGCACGCGGAGTCTATGAGGCACTGCAGCAGGCCGGTTTGCGCATCCCGGCCGACATCAGTGTGGCCGGCTTCAATGACAGTGAAGCGGCGTTGATGGATCCGCCGTTGACCAGCGTACGCGAGTTCCCTGAGGAACTAGGCAAGCATCTGGCGGAGTTCGTTCTGCGAAGAGTGCAGGAACCCGAGCGGGCGACTCAGCAATTGACGATTCCCACGCGCGTGGTGGTGCGGGCCTCCACACGTGCGATCTGGTCGGACAAACCGGTGCCGGAGAACAGCGGCGCTGGACTCATTTCGAATGTATAA
- a CDS encoding MFS transporter: MRQQIEAAPPEPTAVQPSQRRWWIVWALFGSTVLNYFNRQTLSVLAPLISQQLHLSHSDLSRIFAAFQVSYAVMWLVGGIALDIVGTRLGLSLAVVWWSLVSLATSFANSVASFGALRFLLGIGEGFNWPGASKTVAEVFPPQERGLAVAIFDSGSSVGGALAAFCIPWIALKFGWRSAFAFSGILGFAWMAWWLLVYPRPVKASQTGMAGERAFLRSMRLWIPTLKRKETWAVVLGRSLTDPVWWFYVFWLPQYLSDARGFSLERIALFAWIPFVAADAGNFAAGFVSGRLIRRGMPVMRARKLVCVVSCVPMLGGIPAASVQSPFWALALICLALFGYASWSTMGLTLPSDLFPPDVVGSVTGLSGLGAGAVSTLFTLSIGVLVDRFSYGPAFVVAGIMPLLATLSILALIRPDQEASAGRASA, encoded by the coding sequence ATGAGACAACAGATCGAGGCGGCTCCACCGGAGCCAACGGCGGTCCAACCGTCACAGCGGCGCTGGTGGATCGTGTGGGCCCTCTTCGGCTCCACGGTATTGAACTACTTCAACCGGCAGACGCTGTCGGTGCTCGCGCCGTTGATCTCTCAACAACTCCACTTGAGTCATAGCGACCTTTCGCGGATTTTCGCGGCGTTTCAAGTGTCCTATGCGGTGATGTGGCTGGTGGGTGGGATCGCGCTCGACATCGTAGGAACGCGCCTGGGGCTGTCGCTGGCGGTCGTCTGGTGGTCCCTGGTGAGCCTGGCGACGTCGTTTGCCAATTCCGTGGCTTCGTTTGGGGCGCTGCGATTCCTGCTGGGCATCGGAGAAGGATTCAATTGGCCTGGCGCGAGCAAGACCGTGGCGGAAGTCTTTCCACCACAGGAGCGCGGACTGGCCGTCGCCATCTTTGACAGCGGATCGAGCGTGGGTGGTGCTTTGGCTGCGTTCTGTATTCCCTGGATTGCCCTCAAGTTCGGTTGGCGCTCGGCATTCGCGTTCTCCGGGATTCTGGGGTTCGCGTGGATGGCCTGGTGGCTGTTGGTTTACCCTCGTCCGGTGAAGGCATCGCAGACCGGGATGGCCGGTGAACGTGCATTTCTGCGGTCGATGCGTCTCTGGATTCCGACACTAAAACGGAAAGAGACGTGGGCCGTGGTGCTGGGGCGCTCGCTGACGGATCCGGTGTGGTGGTTCTATGTGTTCTGGCTACCGCAGTATTTGAGTGACGCGCGTGGATTCAGCCTGGAACGGATCGCGCTGTTCGCCTGGATCCCGTTTGTCGCGGCCGACGCGGGCAACTTCGCAGCCGGGTTCGTCTCCGGCCGGTTGATCCGGCGCGGCATGCCGGTGATGCGAGCCCGCAAGCTGGTCTGCGTGGTGAGTTGCGTGCCGATGCTGGGCGGGATTCCCGCGGCCTCCGTCCAGAGTCCCTTTTGGGCGCTGGCACTGATCTGCCTGGCGCTGTTTGGCTACGCGAGCTGGTCGACGATGGGGCTGACCTTGCCCTCTGATCTGTTCCCGCCGGACGTGGTGGGCTCGGTGACAGGCCTTAGCGGACTGGGCGCCGGCGCGGTTTCCACGCTGTTCACATTGTCGATTGGCGTGTTGGTTGATCGCTTTTCCTACGGGCCGGCATTTGTTGTGGCTGGAATCATGCCGCTACTGGCTACGCTCAGTATCCTGGCGTTGATCCGGCCGGACCAAGAAGCAAGCGCGGGACGTGCTTCCGCATAA